A genomic stretch from Erigeron canadensis isolate Cc75 chromosome 9, C_canadensis_v1, whole genome shotgun sequence includes:
- the LOC122583703 gene encoding PTI1-like tyrosine-protein kinase 2 — translation MLSAEEMNKGKIPKRCYTANIKKFDTTEHMFNIENEIENLSSCKHRNIESLLGFCDEGPDIILVFEFFGGVLLYNHLRTLGAWEKRLKICLEIAHGLNYIHNEMEDQKMVIHRAICSRNIYVDENEGVKITGLFQKPWFLPPNQIGNGKVDFKNTYPCFDPYMDPEYAKTGKLKKESDVYSFGAVMFEILCGRSAVGLTNINRGQGHELLSQVVRRWFETGIIKKKIASVLMAENGEHKFSLNKGPNKDSLEAFFEIAYRCVAETQNERPTMKVVVKELEKSLSFQENNKDIFRMSLEEIKLATHDFSPLNNIGEGGFGRVYKGKVAHKHVYGNYTIVAKRLDTSHGQGEQQYYNELQILYEFKHENVIGLVGYSDETNEKIIVYQHACKGSLDKYLNHASLTWRNRLMICIDFATGLDFLHGGVHGKEVVIHRDIKAANILLFEDWKAKIGDFGLSIISTVNKEADYVIDHACGTPGYCDPLYKKSGFLTIESDIYSFGVVLFEILCGRSTFEIRKYEGQYLPDFVKHKFEEGKQNEVLFEALKKEIMQKSLTTFQNIAIQCLDGNREKRPRAKQILTELKKALEFQEDGA, via the exons ATGTTGTCCGCAGAAGAGATGAATAAAGGTAAAATACCGAAAAGATGTTACACTGCAaatatcaaaaagtttgatactACGGAACATATGTTCAatatagaaaatgaaattgaaaatctTAGCAGTTGTAAACATCGCAACATAGAATCTCTGCTTGGATTTTGTGATGAAGGTCCTGATATAATACTTGTTTTTGAGTTCTTCGGTGGTGTACTCCTTTACAACCATTTGCGAACACTTGGTGCGTGGGAAAAACGTTTGAAAATATGCCTTGAGATTGCACACGGATTGAATTACATTCATAATGAGATGGAGGACCAAAAGATGGTAATACACCGTGCCATTTGTAGTCGCAACATTTATGTAGACGAAAATGAGGGGGTAAAGATTACTGGATTATTTCAAAAACCATGGTTCCTGCCTCCGAATCAAATTGGCAACGGGAAAGTGGATTTCAAGAATACATATCCTTGCTTCGATCCTTATATGGATCCTGAATATGCTAAGACTGGCAAGCTGAAAAAAGAGTCAGATGTATATAGTTTCGGAGCAGTTATGTTTGAAATTTTGTGCGGGAGGTCTGCCGTTGGTTTAACTAACATCAACAGGGGTCAAGGGCATGAACTGTTGTCCCAGGTCGTACGACGATGGTTCGAAACAggaataataaagaaaaagatagCTTCTGTACTCATGGCAGAAAATGGAGAACACAAGTTTTCTCTAAATAAAGGACCTAACAAAGATTCGTTGGAAGCATTTTTTGAGATTGCATATCGGTGTGTAGCAGAAACACAAAACGAGCGTCCGACGATGAAAGTCGTCGTCAAAGAACTTGAGAAATCATTATCATTTCAA GAAAACAATAAGGATATCTTCCGAATGTCACTCGAGGAAATAAAATTGGCCACGCATGATTTCAGTCCTCTCAACAACATTGGAGAAGGAGGTTTTGGGAGGGTATACAAAGGCAAAgttgcacataaacatgtttatGGGAATTATACTATTGTCGCCAAACGGTTAGATACAAGTCATGGTCAAGGGGAGCAACAATATTACAATGAGTTACAAATACTCTATGAGTTTAAGCATGAGAATGTCATTGGTCTTGTAGGCTATAGTGACGAAACTAATGAAAAAATCATTGTTTATCAACATGCATGTAAGGGAAGCCTTGATAAATATTTGAATCATGCTAGTCTTACGTGGAGGAATCGCCTTATGATATGCATTGATTTTGCAACCGGGTTGGATTTCCTTCATGGAGGCGTTCATGGAAAAGAGGTTGTGATACATAGGGACATCAAAGCTGCTAACATTTTATTGTTTGAAGATTGGAAGGCAAAAATTGGTGATTTTGGGCTTTCTATCATAAGTACGGTAAATAAGGAAGCAGACTATGTCATCGATCATGCTTGCGGCACACCAGGCTACTGCGACCCGTTGTACAAGAAATCAGGTTTCTTAACCATAGAATCCGACATTTATTCGTTTGGTGTGGTTTTATTTGAGATCTTGTGTGGGAGATCTACGTTTGAAATCCGCAAATATGAGGGTCAATATCTGCCCGATTTCGTTAAGCACAAATTTGAAGAAGGAAAACAAAACGAGGTTTTATTTGAAGCTCTAAAGAAAGAAATCATGCAAAAGTCGTTAACAACATTTCAAAACATTGCCATCCAATGTTTAGATGGCAATAGAGAAAAAAGACCAAGAGCGAAACAAATTTTAACAGAACTTAAGAAGGCGTTAGAATTTCAA GAAGATGGAGCATAA